The following proteins come from a genomic window of Pyxidicoccus sp. MSG2:
- a CDS encoding serine hydrolase domain-containing protein: MPSPSELIHEETRRYLRGYRSASLCAGITWRGEHQVHGLRGRGPPPPSDAIFALGELTQVFTGALLALLVDRGELRLDTPLSELIPRPLLPDATAGRITVEQLATHTSGLPHLPPNLETEAQKPEDPFGHYSAGLFGDFLRSYQPAHPPPRPYAESLLGMGVLGHALSRRAGLNYGHALRDLLFKPLGLTDTTARVTDEQQPRLTPGHTARGKPLPAWTFPALPGAGALHSTAPDLLRFLDAHLGRADAGLVRALRLSHAPRVDAGPARMAPGWTVSTVRGHDVVWRSSVMGGYTGFLGFAPKADAGVVLLADHGWSLFAALRGRVPLEAPGLALLTRMSHT, translated from the coding sequence ATGCCCTCCCCTTCCGAGCTCATCCACGAGGAGACCCGTCGCTACCTGCGCGGCTATCGCTCGGCGTCCCTGTGCGCGGGCATCACCTGGCGGGGCGAGCACCAGGTGCACGGCCTCCGGGGCCGGGGCCCCCCGCCGCCCTCCGACGCCATCTTCGCGCTGGGCGAGCTCACCCAGGTCTTCACGGGCGCGCTCCTCGCGCTGCTGGTGGACCGGGGCGAGCTGCGGCTGGACACGCCGCTCTCCGAGCTCATCCCCCGGCCGCTGCTGCCCGACGCGACGGCGGGCCGCATCACCGTGGAGCAGCTCGCCACGCACACCTCCGGCCTGCCGCACCTGCCGCCCAACCTGGAGACGGAGGCACAGAAGCCGGAGGACCCCTTCGGCCACTACTCCGCGGGCCTCTTCGGGGACTTCCTCCGGAGCTACCAGCCCGCGCATCCCCCGCCGCGTCCCTACGCCGAGTCCCTCCTCGGGATGGGCGTGCTCGGCCATGCGCTGTCGCGGCGCGCGGGGCTCAACTACGGGCACGCGCTGAGGGATTTGCTCTTCAAGCCCCTGGGCCTGACGGACACCACGGCGCGAGTCACGGACGAGCAGCAGCCGCGACTGACGCCCGGCCACACCGCGCGCGGCAAGCCGCTGCCCGCGTGGACCTTCCCGGCGCTCCCCGGCGCGGGCGCGCTCCACTCCACCGCGCCGGACCTGCTCCGCTTCCTCGATGCGCACCTCGGACGCGCCGACGCGGGCCTCGTCCGTGCCCTGCGCCTGTCCCATGCGCCGCGCGTGGACGCCGGCCCCGCGCGGATGGCGCCAGGCTGGACGGTGTCCACCGTGCGCGGGCACGACGTGGTGTGGCGCTCGTCCGTGATGGGCGGCTACACGGGCTTCCTCGGCTTCGCGCCGAAGGCGGACGCGGGCGTCGTGCTGCTGGCGGACCATGGGTGGTCGCTGTTCGCCGCGCTGCGGGGCCGGGTGCCGCTGGAAGCTCCGGGGCTCGCGCTCCTCACCAGGATGAGTCACACATGA
- a CDS encoding LamG domain-containing protein — MARAFDITTTSPTLKLGGNRKGEVAFTVTNSFGQPVRGRAVIVSEGATPPEWLSLNGDAERDFPPNGTHVFQVQVAVPPSQAAGDHAFHLLVADQSNPDEYFAESSPVAFKVPAPVVAPRRKIPWWIPVSAVAALLLIVLVGVLLGRDKKEEPATGGSGGVTEAEPPPPAPVLTFNGTTSYVDLGQPLSLEITGPITLEAWIRPVNSTTIQNIVARGYISSPSGEVFLRIVFGNYQAGSYMEGRSSGVTSASMPLQDVNKWVHVAGVYDGEKWKLYRNGELLAEAPQAQGGGFPIDARWAIGAKGAGGDRSFNGNIRDVRIWSVARTQEQIGEDMKEPPDKDAEGLAGYWPLDEGRASRIKDHSGNEAHGFIHDAQWAPP, encoded by the coding sequence ATGGCCCGGGCGTTCGACATCACCACGACTTCGCCCACCCTGAAGCTGGGGGGCAATCGCAAGGGCGAGGTGGCATTCACCGTCACCAACTCATTCGGCCAGCCCGTCAGGGGCCGGGCCGTCATCGTCTCCGAAGGAGCGACGCCTCCGGAGTGGCTCTCCCTCAACGGCGACGCCGAGCGGGACTTCCCCCCCAATGGCACGCACGTCTTCCAGGTCCAGGTGGCTGTCCCGCCCTCGCAGGCTGCGGGCGATCATGCCTTCCATCTGCTCGTCGCGGACCAGTCCAACCCCGACGAGTACTTCGCCGAGAGCTCCCCGGTGGCCTTCAAGGTGCCGGCCCCGGTGGTCGCCCCGCGCCGGAAGATTCCCTGGTGGATTCCCGTGTCCGCCGTGGCGGCCTTGCTGCTCATCGTGCTGGTGGGTGTCCTGCTGGGCCGGGACAAGAAGGAGGAGCCCGCAACGGGCGGCTCCGGCGGCGTGACGGAGGCCGAGCCACCCCCTCCAGCGCCGGTGCTGACCTTCAACGGCACCACGTCCTACGTGGACCTGGGACAGCCCCTGTCCCTGGAAATCACCGGCCCCATCACGCTGGAGGCGTGGATCCGCCCGGTGAACTCCACCACCATCCAGAACATCGTGGCCCGGGGCTACATCTCCAGCCCCAGCGGCGAGGTCTTCCTGCGCATCGTGTTCGGTAACTACCAGGCCGGCTCATACATGGAGGGAAGGAGCTCCGGCGTCACGTCGGCCTCCATGCCCTTGCAGGACGTGAACAAATGGGTCCACGTGGCCGGCGTCTATGACGGCGAGAAATGGAAGCTCTACCGCAACGGCGAATTGCTCGCCGAAGCCCCCCAGGCCCAGGGCGGCGGCTTCCCCATCGACGCGCGCTGGGCCATCGGCGCCAAGGGCGCCGGCGGAGACCGCTCCTTCAACGGCAACATCCGGGACGTGCGCATCTGGAGCGTCGCCCGCACCCAGGAGCAGATTGGCGAGGACATGAAGGAGCCTCCCGACAAGGACGCGGAAGGGCTGGCGGGCTACTGGCCGCTGGACGAGGGACGCGCCAGCCGCATCAAGGACCACAGCGGCAACGAGGCCCACGGCTTCATCCACGACGCGCAGTGGGCGCCGCCATGA
- a CDS encoding serine/threonine-protein kinase yields the protein MNFLCPACRTPLPGARPALVVSCSACGVQVDLARAETAPGTARLSPEVDLTGESLGGFRLLSRLGAGGMGTVYAAEGYPGACAVKVLSTLVAADPAVRARFRREAEALRQVQHPAVVRVLADGEERGFCWYAMERVDGPDLRAKLTKDGPLPWPEVEGLARRMLEALGAAHEKGFIHRDVKPGNILLAADGAKLCDFGIARLDGATTLTESAALIGSLRYMAPEQQRLGRAVAQSDLFALGLVLYESLAGGFPGEKPLPAGVPSRLRRLLARLLSERIEDRPDSAESARRLLERRVPVGALAVGTSAVMALAAFLFLGPASARQEPPVAKKDASVVTKDAAPTQPAPQATALQQESPPLPDSVPQPQSLDEPVQPQATPERPARALGTGALQPSSPAKAGAKTSPRGKAGLFAPGTATKKPDTASLKRTRLQELKQKASPLKE from the coding sequence ATGAACTTCCTCTGCCCCGCGTGCCGCACTCCCCTTCCCGGCGCTCGTCCAGCGCTGGTGGTGTCCTGCTCCGCGTGTGGCGTGCAGGTGGACCTGGCCCGCGCGGAGACGGCGCCCGGCACCGCGCGCCTGTCGCCGGAGGTGGACCTCACGGGCGAGTCGCTCGGGGGCTTCCGGCTGCTGAGCCGGCTGGGCGCGGGCGGCATGGGCACGGTGTACGCGGCGGAGGGCTACCCGGGAGCCTGTGCGGTGAAGGTGCTGTCCACGCTGGTGGCGGCGGACCCGGCGGTGCGGGCGCGCTTCCGCCGCGAGGCCGAGGCGCTCCGCCAGGTGCAGCACCCGGCGGTGGTGCGCGTGCTCGCGGACGGTGAGGAGCGGGGCTTCTGCTGGTACGCCATGGAGCGCGTGGACGGGCCGGACCTGCGGGCGAAGCTGACGAAGGACGGCCCCCTGCCCTGGCCAGAGGTGGAGGGGCTGGCGCGGAGGATGCTGGAGGCGCTGGGCGCCGCGCACGAGAAGGGCTTCATCCACCGCGACGTGAAGCCGGGAAACATCCTGCTCGCGGCCGACGGCGCGAAGCTCTGCGACTTCGGCATCGCCCGGCTGGACGGAGCGACGACGCTGACGGAGTCCGCCGCGCTCATCGGCTCGCTGCGCTACATGGCGCCCGAGCAGCAGCGGCTGGGCCGCGCGGTGGCGCAGTCGGACCTCTTCGCGCTGGGGCTGGTGTTGTACGAGTCGCTCGCGGGAGGCTTCCCCGGGGAGAAGCCGCTGCCGGCGGGCGTGCCGTCCCGCCTGCGACGGCTGCTGGCGCGGCTGCTCTCGGAGCGCATCGAGGACCGGCCCGACAGCGCGGAGTCCGCGCGGAGGCTGCTGGAGCGGCGCGTGCCGGTGGGCGCACTGGCCGTGGGCACCTCGGCGGTGATGGCGCTCGCGGCGTTCCTGTTCCTGGGCCCGGCGTCCGCGAGGCAGGAGCCTCCGGTCGCGAAGAAGGACGCCTCGGTCGTGACGAAGGACGCCGCCCCGACACAACCCGCCCCCCAGGCCACGGCGCTCCAGCAGGAGAGCCCGCCCCTGCCCGACAGCGTGCCCCAGCCACAGTCCCTGGACGAACCGGTGCAACCGCAAGCGACTCCGGAACGCCCGGCGCGGGCCCTGGGCACGGGAGCACTCCAGCCCTCGTCCCCAGCGAAGGCCGGCGCCAAGACGTCTCCTCGCGGAAAGGCGGGCCTCTTCGCCCCGGGCACCGCGACGAAGAAGCCGGACACGGCCTCCCTCAAGCGCACGCGGCTGCAAGAGTTGAAGCAGAAGGCGTCACCGCTGAAGGAGTAG